A stretch of Acropora muricata isolate sample 2 chromosome 7, ASM3666990v1, whole genome shotgun sequence DNA encodes these proteins:
- the LOC136923673 gene encoding uncharacterized protein — protein MRDKIAPNAYRNMKKGYGLWKEGYVRNIRVKANTVARTRFFLVKAKVSASMKSIQYLVYVHLNQESGDVEYAKCCCKAGQGGCCKHVAALLYTLLDFVNLNLHQIPQELTCTQVAQKWSVPSDSSKTLKKAVKFEELSFEKAEFNKTSKRPIVSENYCATPHFARVVTKDEIKSMAEAFRKADRALLFCETVESNEFEPCKLFETSCSRLKGKNSEVSVPGSLSTITPEMMLVDQIFTNVPSALDTQLFTEEQLKLVKNSVLITVDEAKEICLSTMRQSQDPRWYVERSKRITASVFGKVINRRKSVHPTSLVKSITEKTMPNTSRMPASLKWGLDNEKKAPEKYLECLEKKENVEIKNIGLVVCPKWPFLGCSPDGIVLENGVPIGCIEIKWPYSKKDMMLADAAKGDKAFFLKLTDRGLELKRNHLYYYQCQGVVNLLGLSRIDFVVCTNVDAYVERILRHETTWEKKMLPELTSFFFSFILPSSQ, from the coding sequence ATGCGGGATAAGATCGCTCCAAATGCTTACCGTAACATGAAAAAAGGTTATGGGTTATGGAAAGAGGGCTATGTGAGAAACATACGCGTCAAGGCAAACACCGTCGCAAGAACTcggttttttttggtaaaagctAAAGTTAGTGCATCAATGAAGAGCATCCAGTACTTAGTTTATGTGCATCTGAATCAGGAAAGCGGAGACGTGGAATATGCGAAGTGTTGCTGTAAAGCAGGACAAGGGGGATGTTGTAAACATGTTGCTGCACTTCTCTATACTTTGTTGGACTTTGTAAACTTAAACTTACATCAAATTCCACAGGAGTTAACATGCACACAAGTTGCACAGAAGTGGAGTGTACCGTCAGATAGTAGTAAAACCCTAAAAAAAGCTGTGAAATTTGAGGAACTCTCATTTGAAAAAGCAGAGTTCAACAAAACGAGTAAAAGGCCAATTGTTAGTGAAAATTATTGTGCAACACCACATTTTGCTCGAGTAGTAACCAAGGATGAAATCAAATCAATGGCAGAGGCCTTCAGGAAAGCTGATAGGGCATTACTGTTTTGTGAAACTGTAGAATCTAATGAATTTGAACCATGCAAGTTATTTGAAACCTCTTGTTCCAGACTGAAAGGAAAGAACTCAGAGGTCTCAGTGCCAGGCTCTCTGAGCACCATCACACCAGAGATGATGTTGGTTGATCAGATTTTTACAAATGTGCCAAGTGCACTAGATACACAACTGTTTACAGAGGAACAATTGAAACTAGTGaaaaattctgttttgatcACAGTTGATGAGGCAAAGGAGATCTGTTTAAGTACCATGCGACAAAGTCAGGATCCTCGCTGGTATGTTGAGCGGTCCAAAAGGATAACTGCTTCAGTTTTTGGAAAGGTGATCAACAGGAGGAAATCAGTACATCCAACATCACTAGTTAAATCTATTACTGAAAAAACAATGCCTAACACATCTAGAATGCCAGCATCATTAAAATGGGGACTGgataatgaaaaaaaagccCCTGAAAAATATTTAgaatgtttggaaaaaaaagaaaatgtggaAATTAAGAACATCGGATTGGTTGTTTGCCCCAAATGGCCATTTCTTGGTTGTAGTCCAGATGGTATTGTTTTGGAAAATGGAGTCCCCATTGGCTGTATTGAAATTAAATGGCCATATTCCAAAAAGGATATGATGCTTGCAGATGCTGCAAAGGGGGATAAAGCATTTTTCTTGAAACTAACAGATCGTGGCTTGGAGCTGAAAAGAAACCACCTGTACTACTACCAGTGTCAAGGAGTAGTGAACCTTTTAGGATTGTCACGGATTGACTTTGTAGTCTGCACAAATGTTGATGCATATGTAGAGAGGATCCTCAGACATGAGACCACATGGGAGAAGAAGATGCTTCCAGAATTaacttccttcttcttttcttttattctaCCTTCATCACAATAA
- the LOC136921968 gene encoding uncharacterized protein: MEAQNVLVDCTKETYPEVENLDPSASLREQVEKLKAENNMLKSENVCQKNDIKVLKGQIHKVQIEKSFSVDRFKDDDKLFRFYTGLQDYKTFQILFESFGTVVNNIVYYDSNTKAENITSIDFVKHGPKRLLRPEQEFFLVLVRLRLGLHEEDIAARAGFSQSQVSRIMISWIDFLHARLRSYPIWPSRSCIDKTMPESFKQMYPSTRVVIDCTEIFIEMPSSFRSQSVTYSSYKHHNTAKALIGISPSGAVSFVSDLYAGRSSDKQITNDCGILDLLEAGDSVMADKGFEIAGDLPQGVTLNIPPFLGGKDHLSIEEETET, encoded by the coding sequence ATGGAAGCTCAAAATGTTTTGGTGGATTGCACGAAGGAAACGTACCCTGAAGTCGAGAATTTGGATCCTTCGGCCTCACTGAGAGAACAGGTTGAAAAACTGAAGGCTGAAAACAACATGTTAAAATCTGAAAACGTTTGCCAGAAGAATGACATTAAGGTCCTGAAAGGGCAAATACATAAGGTACAGATAGAGAAGTCTTTTTCTGTTGATCGTTTTAAAGACGATGACAAGCTGTTTAGATTCTACACTGGACTTCAGGATTACAAGACATTCCAAATATTGTTCGAATCATTTGGTACAGTagtaaataatattgtttattaTGATTCGAACACTAAGGCTGAGAATATAACATCAATTGACTTTGTAAAACATGGGCCCAAAAGATTGCTCAGACCTGAGCAGGAGTTTTTCCTTGTATTAGTTCGCCTTAGGTTAGGACTTCATGAAGAAGACATTGCAGCTAGAGCAGGCTTTTCACAATCACAAGTATCACGCATAATGATATCGTGGATCGATTTTCTACATGCTAGACTTCGCTCTTACCCCATTTGGCCTTCTAGGTCATGCATTGACAAGACCATGCCTGAATCTTTCAAACAAATGTATCCCTCCACGCGTGTAGTGATCGACTGTACAGAAATATTCATTGAGATGCCCAGCTCATTTAGAAGCCAAAGTGTTACTTATTCTAGTTATAAACATCATAACACTGCTAAGGCCCTCATTGGTATTAGCCCATCTGGTGCTGTTTCTTTTGTGTCTGATCTTTATGCAGGCAGGTCCAGTGATAAACAAATTACTAATGACTGTGGTATATTGGACTTGCTTGAAGCAGGAGATTCTGTCATGGCCGACAAGGGATTTGAAATAGCAGGTGATCTACCCCAAGGTGTGACCCTTAACATTCCCCCATTTCTTGGAGGGAAAGATCATCTCTCCATTGAGGAAGAAACTGAAACATGA